One Deinococcus grandis DNA window includes the following coding sequences:
- the odhB gene encoding 2-oxoglutarate dehydrogenase complex dihydrolipoyllysine-residue succinyltransferase encodes MADIKVPVFSESVSEGTLLAWHKKPGDAVKRGEVLAEIETDKVVLEVTALQDGVLVSTAKNEGDTVLSEEVLGVVGDAGSAPAPAATQEAVSGPIANEASAGGTATQPDSAAAGASAGNEATRRDDLSPAVRKVVVENGLNPAQIPATGPKGNITKADALGAVGQQAAPAQAAQPVTPAAVIPAGARPEQRVPMTRIRQRISERLKDVQNTAALLTTFNEVNMQPAMDLRKKYQDQFVAKHGVKLGFMSLFVRAATEALKAFPVVNASVEGKDIIYHGFYDIGIAVASDRGLVVPILRDTDQMSLAGIEKAIGGYAQKAKSGKLTLEDMSGGTFSITNGGTFGSMMSTPIINAPQSAILGMHNIIERPIAQNGQVVIAPMMYIALSYDHRIIDGKEAVQFLVMLKNLLEDPARMLLEL; translated from the coding sequence ATGGCGGACATCAAAGTTCCTGTTTTTTCCGAGTCGGTGAGCGAAGGTACGCTGCTGGCGTGGCATAAGAAACCCGGCGACGCCGTGAAGCGCGGCGAGGTCCTGGCCGAGATCGAGACGGACAAGGTGGTGCTGGAAGTCACGGCGCTCCAGGACGGCGTGCTGGTCAGCACCGCGAAGAACGAGGGGGACACGGTGCTCAGCGAGGAGGTGCTGGGCGTCGTGGGTGACGCGGGCAGCGCGCCCGCCCCGGCCGCCACCCAGGAGGCCGTCAGCGGTCCGATCGCGAACGAGGCCAGCGCGGGCGGCACCGCCACCCAGCCCGACAGCGCCGCTGCCGGGGCCAGTGCGGGCAACGAGGCGACGCGCCGCGACGACCTCTCCCCCGCCGTGCGCAAGGTCGTCGTGGAGAACGGCCTGAACCCCGCGCAGATTCCCGCGACCGGCCCCAAGGGCAACATCACGAAGGCCGACGCGCTGGGTGCGGTGGGCCAGCAGGCCGCACCCGCCCAGGCAGCCCAGCCTGTGACGCCCGCCGCCGTGATCCCCGCCGGGGCGCGCCCCGAGCAGCGCGTGCCCATGACCCGCATCCGTCAGCGCATCAGCGAGCGCCTGAAGGACGTGCAGAACACCGCGGCCCTGCTGACCACCTTCAACGAGGTGAACATGCAGCCCGCCATGGACCTGCGCAAGAAGTACCAGGATCAGTTCGTGGCGAAGCACGGCGTGAAACTGGGCTTCATGAGCCTGTTCGTGCGCGCCGCGACCGAGGCCCTGAAGGCCTTCCCGGTCGTGAACGCCAGCGTCGAGGGCAAGGACATCATCTACCATGGCTTCTACGACATCGGTATCGCGGTCGCCAGTGACCGTGGTCTGGTCGTGCCGATCCTGCGCGACACCGACCAGATGAGCCTCGCCGGGATCGAGAAGGCCATCGGCGGGTACGCGCAGAAGGCCAAGTCCGGCAAGCTGACGCTGGAGGACATGAGCGGCGGCACGTTCAGCATCACGAACGGCGGCACGTTCGGCAGCATGATGAGCACCCCGATCATCAACGCCCCGCAGAGCGCCATCCTGGGCATGCACAACATCATCGAGCGGCCCATCGCGCAGAACGGGCAGGTCGTGATCGCCCCCATGATGTACATCGCCCTGAGCTACGACCACCGCATCATCGACGGCAAGGAAGCCGTGCAGTTCCTCGTGATGCTCAAGAACCTGCTGGAAGACCCGGCGCGCATGCTGCTGGAACTGTAA
- a CDS encoding ATP-binding cassette domain-containing protein: MTAATHLPVTPGPQTARPLVMEARGLVKRYGHVTAIGGADFELRPGEIMAVIGDNGAGKSSLIKALSGALIPDEGEILLDGQPVHFRTPSDARRAGIETVYQDLAVAPAMTIAENLFLGRELYRGGALGRALKLIDRRRMLTEATEHMKGLQFAIKSMSQPVETLSGGQRQGVAVARAAAFAQHVVIMDEPTAALGVREGNMVLDLIRKVRDRGLPVILISHNMPHVFEIADRIHVHRMGRRAALLNPQKISMADTVSVMTGAIRPEDLSADVLAH, from the coding sequence ATGACCGCCGCCACCCACCTGCCCGTCACCCCCGGACCGCAGACCGCCCGGCCACTGGTCATGGAAGCGCGCGGCCTCGTCAAGCGGTACGGGCACGTCACCGCCATCGGCGGCGCGGACTTCGAACTGCGTCCCGGCGAGATCATGGCCGTCATCGGCGACAACGGCGCGGGCAAGAGCAGCCTCATCAAGGCGCTGTCCGGCGCGCTCATCCCCGACGAGGGCGAGATTCTCCTGGATGGACAACCCGTGCACTTCCGCACGCCCAGCGACGCCCGCCGCGCCGGAATCGAGACCGTGTACCAGGACCTCGCCGTCGCCCCGGCCATGACCATCGCGGAAAACCTGTTTCTGGGCCGCGAACTGTACCGCGGGGGCGCGCTGGGCCGCGCCCTGAAACTCATCGACCGCCGCCGCATGCTGACCGAGGCCACCGAACACATGAAAGGCCTGCAGTTCGCCATCAAGAGCATGAGCCAGCCCGTCGAGACGCTGAGCGGCGGGCAGCGGCAGGGCGTCGCCGTGGCCCGCGCCGCCGCGTTCGCGCAGCACGTCGTGATCATGGACGAACCCACCGCCGCGCTCGGCGTGCGCGAGGGCAACATGGTCCTCGACCTGATCCGCAAGGTCCGCGACCGGGGCCTGCCCGTCATCCTGATCAGCCACAACATGCCCCACGTATTCGAGATCGCCGACCGCATCCACGTGCACCGCATGGGCCGGCGCGCCGCGCTGCTGAACCCCCAGAAGATCAGCATGGCCGACACCGTGTCCGTCATGACCGGCGCCATCCGACCCGAGGACCTCAGCGCGGACGTGCTGGCGCACTAG
- a CDS encoding ABC transporter permease, with protein sequence MTQPTTTTPGRRFQLPNLSTLGPLIALLIACLFFTFQSDRFLTLGTFSLILQQASFVGVIAIAQTLIVLTAGIDLSCGMIMALSSMVIGKLAVEQGVPVPLAILAGFAVGAFVGWANGLLITKWKLPPFIVTLGMYSIVFAAVKIYSKATSVPMPADGLTFLAQRFTVFGTPFTYGSLLMVALFVLTWLFLNYTAPGRHIYALGNNPEAVRLSGINTSRLLLSVYTFAGMLYGVAALLLLERIGGASPEAGTTENLESITAVVIGGTSLFGGRGNVLGTLVGVLIVGVFRSGLTFMGLDSVYQNLITGILIILAVATDQFSRRKA encoded by the coding sequence ATGACGCAACCCACCACCACCACGCCCGGGCGGCGCTTCCAGCTGCCGAACCTCAGCACCCTGGGCCCGCTGATCGCCCTGCTGATCGCCTGCCTGTTCTTCACCTTCCAGTCCGACCGGTTCCTGACGCTGGGCACCTTCAGCCTGATCCTGCAGCAGGCGTCGTTCGTGGGCGTGATCGCCATCGCGCAGACGCTGATCGTCCTGACCGCCGGGATCGACCTGAGCTGCGGGATGATCATGGCCCTGAGCAGCATGGTGATCGGCAAGCTGGCCGTCGAGCAGGGCGTGCCCGTTCCGCTGGCGATCCTGGCGGGCTTCGCGGTCGGCGCGTTCGTCGGCTGGGCCAACGGCCTGCTCATCACGAAGTGGAAACTGCCGCCGTTCATCGTGACGCTCGGCATGTACTCCATCGTGTTCGCCGCCGTGAAGATCTACTCGAAGGCGACCAGCGTCCCCATGCCCGCCGACGGCCTGACGTTCCTCGCGCAGCGCTTCACGGTGTTCGGCACGCCGTTCACGTACGGCAGCCTGCTGATGGTCGCGCTGTTCGTCCTGACGTGGCTGTTCCTGAACTACACCGCGCCGGGGCGGCACATCTACGCGCTGGGCAACAACCCGGAAGCGGTGCGCCTGAGCGGCATCAACACCAGCCGCCTGCTGCTGAGCGTGTACACCTTCGCCGGGATGCTGTACGGCGTGGCGGCCCTGCTGCTGCTGGAACGCATCGGCGGCGCGTCCCCCGAGGCGGGCACCACCGAGAACCTCGAGAGCATCACCGCCGTCGTGATCGGCGGCACCAGCCTCTTCGGCGGTCGCGGCAACGTCCTGGGCACCCTGGTCGGCGTGCTGATCGTCGGCGTGTTCCGTTCGGGCCTGACGTTCATGGGCCTGGACAGCGTGTACCAGAACCTCATCACCGGCATCCTGATCATCCTGGCGGTCGCCACCGACCAGTTCTCCCGGAGGAAAGCATGA
- a CDS encoding sugar ABC transporter substrate-binding protein, with translation MRKVIATAALTTLAASLTLGVVQAQSSAQPIIGLITKTETNPFFVKMKEGAQKEATRLGAKLLTAAGKADGDNAGQVAAIENMVAAGAKTILITPSDSKAIVPAIAKARAQGVMVIALDSPTEPASAVDALFATNNYQAGILIGQWAKKAMGTKKAVIATLDLFPGHPVGIARHNGFLAGFGVKGITASTKDLVNTSVACAQDSFGDQTKGQTAMENCLQKNPDINVVYTINEPAAAGAYQALKAAGKEKSVLIVSVDGGCAGVRNVESGVIGATSQQYPLKMASMGVAAGVNYAKTGKKVSGYTDTGVTLITNKAMAGVKSQNGKFGLANCWGQ, from the coding sequence ATGCGCAAAGTCATCGCCACCGCCGCCCTGACCACCCTCGCCGCCAGCCTGACCCTGGGGGTCGTGCAGGCCCAGAGCAGCGCCCAGCCCATCATCGGCCTGATCACCAAGACCGAGACCAACCCCTTCTTCGTGAAGATGAAAGAAGGCGCGCAGAAGGAAGCCACCCGCCTGGGCGCCAAACTCCTGACCGCCGCCGGGAAGGCCGACGGGGACAACGCCGGGCAGGTCGCCGCGATCGAGAACATGGTCGCCGCCGGGGCCAAGACCATCCTGATCACCCCCAGCGACTCCAAGGCCATCGTGCCCGCCATCGCCAAGGCCCGCGCGCAGGGCGTCATGGTCATTGCGCTGGACAGCCCCACCGAACCCGCCAGCGCCGTGGACGCGCTGTTCGCCACGAACAACTACCAGGCGGGCATCCTGATCGGCCAGTGGGCCAAGAAAGCCATGGGCACCAAGAAAGCCGTGATCGCCACGCTGGATCTGTTCCCTGGCCACCCGGTCGGCATCGCGCGCCACAACGGCTTCCTGGCGGGCTTCGGCGTCAAGGGCATCACGGCCAGCACCAAGGACCTCGTGAACACCAGCGTCGCCTGCGCGCAGGACTCCTTCGGTGACCAGACCAAGGGCCAGACCGCCATGGAGAACTGCCTCCAGAAGAACCCGGACATCAACGTCGTGTACACCATCAACGAACCCGCCGCCGCCGGGGCGTACCAGGCGCTGAAGGCCGCCGGGAAGGAAAAGAGCGTCCTGATCGTGTCCGTGGACGGCGGCTGCGCCGGCGTGCGCAACGTCGAGAGCGGCGTGATCGGCGCGACCAGCCAGCAGTACCCCCTGAAGATGGCCAGCATGGGCGTCGCGGCGGGCGTGAACTACGCCAAGACCGGCAAGAAGGTCAGCGGCTACACCGACACCGGCGTCACCCTGATCACCAACAAGGCCATGGCCGGGGTCAAGAGCCAGAACGGCAAGTTCGGCCTCGCCAACTGCTGGGGGCAGTAA
- a CDS encoding LacI family DNA-binding transcriptional regulator, with protein MASIQDVAQLAQVSTATASRALSRPDMVASSTRERVLTAARELGYQPNVIARSLRQGETRTIGVIVTDILNPFHAQLAKGIQDAADRHGYTAFLFNSDEDPAKERRAIDTLRGHLPQGLIIVPTSGARENLQALSGVPIVELDRMSGTPGVTTVTADNSGGATAATRHLISLGHTRIGMIVGQQDISTATQRHDAYRAALEDAGLTYDPALVLPGNHREDDGHRAALRLLTLPEHRRPTALFIGNNEMTVGAVLAARALNLRIPEDLSIVGFDDSRWAQTMNPPLTVVAQPTYDLGTCAAEQLIAQLRHPRDGPPQHHQLSTTLIVRHSTSPPHTPAPAHSH; from the coding sequence ATGGCCAGCATCCAGGACGTCGCCCAGCTCGCCCAGGTCAGTACCGCCACCGCCTCCCGCGCCCTGTCCCGCCCGGACATGGTCGCCAGCAGCACCCGCGAACGCGTCCTGACCGCCGCCCGCGAACTCGGCTACCAGCCCAACGTCATCGCCCGCAGCCTCCGCCAGGGCGAGACCCGCACCATCGGCGTGATCGTCACCGACATCCTCAACCCCTTCCACGCGCAGCTCGCCAAGGGCATCCAGGACGCCGCCGACCGCCACGGCTACACCGCCTTCCTGTTCAACAGCGACGAGGACCCCGCCAAGGAACGCCGCGCCATCGACACCCTGCGCGGCCACCTGCCCCAGGGCCTGATCATCGTCCCCACCAGCGGCGCCCGCGAGAACCTCCAGGCGCTGAGCGGCGTGCCCATCGTCGAACTCGACCGCATGAGCGGCACCCCGGGCGTCACCACCGTCACCGCCGACAACTCAGGCGGCGCCACCGCCGCCACCCGCCACCTCATCAGCCTGGGGCACACGCGCATCGGCATGATCGTCGGGCAGCAGGACATCAGCACCGCCACGCAGCGCCACGACGCCTACCGCGCCGCCCTGGAAGACGCCGGACTGACCTACGACCCGGCCCTGGTTCTGCCCGGCAACCACCGCGAGGACGACGGCCACCGCGCCGCGCTGCGCCTGCTGACCCTGCCCGAGCACCGCCGCCCCACCGCGCTGTTCATCGGCAACAACGAGATGACCGTCGGGGCCGTCCTCGCCGCCCGCGCCCTGAACCTGCGCATCCCGGAGGACCTCAGCATCGTCGGTTTCGACGACAGCCGCTGGGCCCAGACCATGAACCCCCCCCTGACGGTCGTCGCGCAGCCCACCTACGACCTGGGCACCTGCGCCGCCGAGCAGCTCATCGCGCAGCTGCGCCACCCGCGCGACGGACCCCCGCAGCACCACCAGCTGTCCACCACCCTGATCGTCCGGCACTCCACCAGCCCGCCCCACACGCCCGCCCCCGCTCATAGCCACTGA
- a CDS encoding C1 family peptidase yields the protein MNARTLIGTALLTTLSAALSAAHAQNGVNLQNIQLQPIQISNLNLNVLRVPQAQFQQVLQSPNALQLNLQELPARLQARDAEISRSLSLVQGLQGRADLRADIARATLALPRGLTVPASVKLRTGELKDVLLYGQDTVALSVAQAEASAPANRAAILQSFGLSEQNPVPREFLAPESVRTVNIAPNVRFTVPTTILNKVTPAKPSQPQEELGGGFVNNPTDGACRFTPTNALFSQMRGNRIDQITTIKDQGGRGTCMAFAYVSALETQIARRIKTPFNLSEQYAYYWLRGDDGVLGDGAGWGDFNDIIGKQRMIPTEVRWKYNPSRSRVRIPADDKKPVTEFRNSCLNYANQACSDTTAQAQLVCQGGTNNCAWKPEWDIAPNAAFNFRATQGTEVWVALANNVFGSGDAARAYRRALMRQMIDRGDQLILGFNVDPAFDAIGASGLPNLSLMGGKVRGGHAVHVVGHVTTGMQTYDVKIAGLVNVKLSLPTGYFVIKNSWSCGFGDGGYAYLPDSFMDREVYGVYNIPANAVASDMANF from the coding sequence ATGAACGCACGCACCCTGATCGGCACCGCCCTGCTCACCACCCTCTCGGCCGCCCTGTCCGCCGCGCACGCGCAGAACGGCGTGAACCTCCAGAATATCCAGCTGCAACCCATCCAGATCTCGAACCTGAACCTGAACGTCCTGCGCGTCCCCCAGGCGCAGTTCCAGCAGGTCCTGCAGAGCCCGAACGCCCTGCAACTGAACCTGCAGGAGCTGCCCGCGCGCCTCCAGGCCCGCGACGCCGAGATCAGCCGCAGCCTGAGCCTCGTGCAGGGCCTTCAGGGCCGCGCGGACCTGCGCGCCGACATCGCCCGTGCCACCCTGGCCCTCCCGCGCGGCCTGACCGTCCCCGCCAGCGTGAAACTCCGCACCGGGGAACTCAAGGACGTGCTGCTGTACGGCCAGGACACCGTCGCCCTGAGCGTCGCCCAGGCCGAGGCCAGCGCGCCCGCCAACCGCGCCGCCATCCTGCAGTCCTTCGGCCTGAGCGAACAGAACCCCGTCCCGCGCGAATTCCTCGCGCCGGAATCCGTCCGCACCGTCAACATCGCCCCGAACGTCCGCTTCACGGTGCCCACCACGATCCTGAACAAGGTCACGCCCGCCAAACCCTCCCAGCCGCAGGAGGAACTCGGCGGCGGCTTCGTGAACAACCCCACCGACGGCGCGTGCCGCTTCACGCCCACCAACGCCCTGTTCAGCCAGATGCGCGGCAACCGCATCGACCAGATCACCACCATCAAGGACCAGGGCGGACGCGGCACCTGCATGGCCTTCGCGTACGTCTCCGCGCTCGAAACCCAGATCGCCCGGCGCATCAAGACCCCCTTCAACCTCTCCGAGCAGTACGCGTACTACTGGCTGCGCGGCGACGACGGCGTGCTGGGCGACGGCGCCGGGTGGGGCGACTTCAACGACATCATCGGCAAGCAGCGCATGATCCCCACCGAGGTCCGCTGGAAGTACAACCCCTCGCGCAGCCGCGTCCGCATCCCCGCCGACGACAAGAAACCCGTCACGGAATTCCGGAACTCCTGCCTGAACTACGCCAACCAGGCGTGCAGCGACACCACCGCGCAGGCCCAGCTGGTCTGCCAGGGCGGCACGAACAACTGCGCGTGGAAACCCGAGTGGGACATCGCCCCGAACGCCGCGTTCAACTTCCGCGCCACGCAGGGCACCGAAGTGTGGGTGGCCCTCGCCAACAACGTCTTCGGCAGCGGTGACGCCGCCCGCGCCTACCGCCGCGCCCTGATGCGCCAGATGATCGACCGGGGCGACCAGCTCATCCTGGGCTTCAACGTGGACCCCGCCTTCGACGCCATCGGCGCCAGCGGACTGCCGAACCTGAGCCTGATGGGCGGCAAGGTCCGCGGCGGGCACGCCGTGCACGTCGTCGGGCACGTCACCACCGGCATGCAGACCTACGACGTGAAGATCGCCGGGCTGGTGAACGTCAAGCTGTCCCTGCCCACCGGATACTTCGTGATCAAGAACTCCTGGAGCTGCGGCTTCGGCGACGGCGGCTACGCCTACCTGCCCGACAGCTTCATGGACAGGGAAGTGTACGGCGTGTACAACATCCCCGCGAACGCCGTCGCCAGCGACATGGCCAACTTCTGA